A portion of the Mus pahari chromosome 17, PAHARI_EIJ_v1.1, whole genome shotgun sequence genome contains these proteins:
- the Erich5 gene encoding glutamate-rich protein 5 yields MGCSSSALNKAGDSSRFGSGVTSNENSSTVEHNKFCVDQPKPCTPGGEAAFHGNAQRESHPSLERPKASVVPTANGVKSYHQPPLANDETPGKEAINHPRPTKKIEPLVQGGECELPQPGGKDDILGTEELKKDVEARTEVQSLKGDAEIKPLGMSSERDCPGVPQAGMMKFLQTAENILPLETVQELPPKEAMGKGAQPQILEAIPKEDSSPETEGTQSAESSEKQQLLEAQGDAEQPQVLEILLKESELSQMPGRSQPVPTPVMSKSPCEAPDGIGNAHEPQPRVTGGNRVQPAGTGEAAAKVEMAREIHPDKEEQHIEGETGEKVEAEMKNEKESEEAETKEKETGEAVDLGAAGADDRRA; encoded by the exons ATGGGCTGCTCCAGCAGTGCCCTCAACAAAGCGGGCGACAGTAGCAGGTTCGGCAGCGGAG TAACTTCGAATGAAAATTCTTCCACCGTAGAACATAATAAGTTCTGTGTAGACCAACCTAAGCCATGTACACCAGGAGGAGAAGCTGCCTTTCATGGCAACGCACAGAGGGAAAGCCATCCTTCACTCGAGAGGCCCAAGGCTTCAGTGGTGCCTACAGCCAATGGTGTTAAATCCTACCATCAACCACCTCTGGCAAATGATGAGACCCCTGGGAAGGAAGCCATAAATCACCCAAGACCCACAAAGAAGATTGAGCCTCTAGTGCAAGGGGGAGAGTGTGAACtacctcagccaggaggcaaagaTGACATTCTGGGAACTGAGGAATTGAAGAAAGATGTGGAAGCAAGGACAGAGGTCCAGTCTTTAAAAGGAGACGCTGAGATTAAGCCTCTGGGGATGTCATCAGAGAGGGACTGCCCTGGAGTGCCACAGGCTGGGATGATGAAGTTTCTACAAACAGCCGAGAACATTCTGCCTCTGGAAACAGTTCAGGAGCTACCTCCGAAAGAAGCAATGGGAAAGGGTGCACAGCCCCAGATTCTAGAAGCAATTCCCAAAGAGGACAGCTCTCCAGAAACAGAAGGGACCCAGTCTGCAGAAAGCAGCGAAAAGCAGCAACTTTTAGAAGCACAAGGTGACGCTGAGCAGCCCCAAGTTCTAGAAATATTACTCAAAGAGAGTGAACTATCACAGATGCCAGGCAGAAGCCAGCCCGTGCCAACACCGGTAATGAGCAAGTCACCCTGTGAAGCTCCTGATGGTATCGGAAATGCCCATGAACCTCAACCTCGAGTAACAGGTGGAAACAGGGTACAGCCAGCGGGAACTGGAGAGGCAGCAGCAAAGGTGGAAATGGCCAGAGAAATCCACCCTGATAAAGAGGAACAACACATTGAAG GTGAGACAGGAGAAAAGgtggaagcagagatgaaaaatgagaaagaaagtgaagaagctgaaactaaagagaaagaaacaggagaaGCTGTGGACCTTGGAGCAGCAGGGGCTGATGACAGAAGGGCTTAG
- the Rpl30 gene encoding 60S ribosomal protein L30, producing the protein MVAAKKTKKSLESINSRLQLVMKSGKYVLGYKQTLKMIRQGKAKLVILANNCPALRKSEIEYYAMLAKTGVHHYSGNNIELGTACGKYYRVCTLAIIDPGDSDIIRSMPEQTGEK; encoded by the exons atggtggcCGCAAAGAAGACG AAAAAGTCCCTGGAGTCGATCAACTCTAGGCTCCAACTGGTTATGAAAAGTGGGAAGTACGTGCTGGGCTACAAACAGACTCTGAAGATGATCAGACAAGGCAAAGCGAAGTTGGTTATCCTTGCCAACAACTGTCCAGCTTTGAG GAAATCTGAAATAGAGTACTATGCCATGTTGGCTAAAACTGGGGTCCATCACTACAGTGGCAATAATATTGAACTGGGCACAGCATGTGGAAAATACTACAGAGTATGCACACTGGCTATCATTGACCCAG gtgATTCTGATATTATTAGAAGCATGCCAGAACAGACTGGTGAGAAGTAA